In the Leptolyngbya sp. SIO1E4 genome, one interval contains:
- a CDS encoding glycosyltransferase family 4 protein, with protein sequence MNDLRVLFLSDWFSNPYKTLLIKNLNDKNIYVEEHRVNHFFLVKALQIRNLDVIHFHVVPVPLVWRNYIAQTIKFILFAAQIFILRCLGVKIVWTIHEWDNKLSSKKVNYNSFYGKIFSRCFDALITHCEASKESLVDKLGNESIDKSFVIYHGNFIDWYKNEIALSDARKALDISSESVVFLLFGSIYRYKGILEAIEAFQKLQNPDAVLLIVGKSNCSELEAEIEEKIQGSEKIKFISERVSDDDVQVYMNASDCVLVPYKVFTTSGVAILAMSFGRACVAPKMGFFDDVLDDSGAFFYNPDNEGGLCQTMKTVLDSKNRLPHMGAHNLELAKQWSWGYVAEKTLKVYQS encoded by the coding sequence ATGAATGATTTAAGAGTTTTATTTTTGTCTGATTGGTTTTCGAACCCATATAAGACACTCTTGATCAAAAATTTGAATGACAAGAATATCTATGTAGAAGAGCATAGAGTGAATCACTTTTTCTTAGTGAAAGCGCTTCAGATTCGTAATTTAGATGTCATCCATTTCCATGTAGTGCCTGTTCCCCTGGTATGGAGAAACTATATTGCCCAAACCATAAAATTTATCTTGTTTGCGGCTCAAATTTTTATTTTGAGATGCTTAGGCGTCAAAATTGTCTGGACCATACATGAGTGGGACAATAAACTTTCCTCCAAAAAGGTGAATTATAACTCTTTCTATGGGAAAATATTTAGCCGCTGTTTTGATGCACTGATTACCCACTGTGAAGCCAGTAAGGAAAGCCTGGTTGACAAGCTAGGAAATGAAAGCATAGATAAATCATTCGTGATTTATCACGGTAATTTTATCGACTGGTATAAAAATGAAATAGCCCTGTCAGACGCCCGTAAAGCTCTGGATATTTCAAGTGAGAGCGTTGTGTTCTTGCTGTTCGGAAGTATTTATCGCTATAAAGGGATCTTAGAAGCAATCGAAGCGTTTCAAAAATTGCAAAATCCTGATGCAGTTTTGTTGATTGTTGGCAAATCTAATTGCTCAGAGTTAGAAGCAGAAATTGAAGAAAAGATTCAAGGATCTGAAAAAATAAAGTTCATCTCTGAAAGGGTTTCAGATGATGATGTTCAAGTCTATATGAACGCCAGTGATTGTGTTTTAGTCCCTTATAAAGTGTTTACAACATCAGGGGTGGCGATTTTGGCAATGTCCTTTGGACGAGCGTGTGTTGCACCTAAAATGGGCTTCTTTGATGACGTATTGGATGACTCAGGTGCTTTTTTCTATAACCCGGATAATGAAGGTGGCTTGTGTCAGACGATGAAAACGGTGCTCGACAGTAAGAACCGGCTGCCTCATATGGGCGCGCACAATCTTGAATTGGCAAAGCAATGGAGCTGGGGCTACGTCGCTGAGAAAACCCTAAAGGTGTATCAATCATAA
- a CDS encoding sulfotransferase, protein MQANTRKPVFIVGCPRSGTTLLQQMLDAHPDIAIAPETHFMQLFWGRRDQYGNLAEDGNYRRLLENIIALPEFLEMELDAQEFSQSAWTIPRSYAAIFSLLLEQFASKRQVNVIGEKTPNHVLYIPKIQAFFPEARFIHLVRDPRAVVNSWRSVPWSSGSVVKDAEHWRFHISAAWRQPPQGTNKIFTVHYEQLVLSPEAHLRSLCTFMDLAFDPAMLDYHKKETKLVNVQREPWKGAAVKPVNQQSLTKWQRDLSPEEIAAIEGITWFEMNRLGYTAQTPVAKLFPLSTMIATKRKFEHLARSARSKMKKLVKS, encoded by the coding sequence ATGCAAGCTAACACTAGAAAACCGGTTTTCATCGTCGGTTGTCCTCGCTCTGGAACAACGCTGCTGCAACAGATGTTAGATGCACATCCAGACATCGCGATCGCACCTGAGACGCATTTTATGCAGCTATTTTGGGGGCGACGAGATCAGTATGGGAATTTAGCTGAAGATGGAAACTATCGGCGTTTACTAGAGAACATCATTGCGCTTCCTGAGTTTCTAGAGATGGAGCTAGATGCCCAAGAATTTTCTCAGTCAGCCTGGACGATTCCAAGAAGCTATGCAGCCATTTTCTCGCTGCTCTTAGAGCAATTTGCCAGCAAACGGCAAGTGAATGTCATTGGTGAGAAGACTCCAAACCATGTGCTGTATATTCCAAAAATTCAAGCGTTTTTCCCCGAGGCACGTTTCATCCATCTTGTCCGAGATCCCAGAGCTGTCGTGAATTCCTGGCGTTCAGTTCCTTGGTCTAGCGGCAGCGTTGTCAAAGATGCTGAACATTGGCGATTCCACATCTCTGCGGCATGGCGTCAGCCCCCTCAAGGAACAAACAAAATTTTCACAGTTCATTACGAACAGCTGGTCTTGTCACCGGAGGCCCACCTGCGATCGCTGTGCACGTTCATGGACTTAGCATTCGATCCAGCCATGTTGGATTATCACAAGAAGGAGACAAAGCTAGTGAATGTGCAGCGAGAACCCTGGAAAGGCGCTGCGGTAAAACCTGTTAACCAGCAATCGCTAACGAAATGGCAGCGTGATCTTTCGCCTGAAGAAATTGCCGCAATCGAAGGTATCACCTGGTTCGAAATGAATCGCCTTGGGTACACGGCACAGACCCCTGTGGCTAAGCTATTTCCACTGTCGACGATGATAGCGACCAAGCGCAAATTTGAACATCTTGCCAGATCCGCAAGATCCAAGATGAAGAAACTAGTTAAATCATAA